A section of the Ovis canadensis isolate MfBH-ARS-UI-01 breed Bighorn chromosome 1, ARS-UI_OviCan_v2, whole genome shotgun sequence genome encodes:
- the CLDN8 gene encoding claudin-8 → MATYALQIAGLVLGGVGMVGTVAVTVMPQWRVSAFIGSNIVVFENLWEGLWMSCMRHANIRMQCKIYDSLLALSPDLQAARGLMCAASVLVFLAFMTAVLGMKCTRCTGDDDKVKGHILLTAGVIFIITGLVVLIPVSWVANSIIRDFYNPIVDIAQKRELGEALYIGWTTALVLMVGGALFCCASCCHEKSSSYRYSIPSHRTTQKSYHTEKKSPSVYSKSQYV, encoded by the coding sequence ATGGCTACCTATGCCCTGCAAATCGCCGGACTGGTGCTCGGTGGTGTGGGCATGGTGGGCACAGTGGCTGTCACAGTCATGCCTCAGTGGAGAGTGTCTGCCTTCATTGGAAGCAATATTGTGGTCTTTGAAAACCTCTGGGAAGGACTATGGATGAGTTGCATGAGGCATGCTAACATCAGAATGCAGTGCAAAATCTACGATTCGCTGCTGGCTCTCTCTCCGGACCTACAGGCAGCCAGAGGACTGATGTGTGCCGCCTCCGTGCTGGTCTTCCTGGCTTTCATGACGGCCGTCCTCGGCATGAAGTGTACCAGATGTACTGGGGACGACGACAAGGTGAAAGGTCACATTCTGCTGACCGCTGGAGTGATCTTCATCATCACTGGCCTCGTGGTGCTCATCCCCGTGAGCTGGGTTGCCAATTCCATCATCAGAGACTTCTACAACCCAATAGTGGATATTGCCCAAAAACGGGAGCTGGGAGAAGCGCTCTACATAGGCTGGACCACGGCCCTGGTGCTGATGGTTGGAGGGGCGCTGTTCTGCTGTGCTTCTTGCTGCCATGAAAAGAGCAGTAGCTACAGATACTCCATACCGTCCCACCGGACAACCCAGAAAAGCTATCACACCGAAAAGAAGTCGCCGAGTGTGTACTCCAAAAGTCAGTACGTGTAG